Proteins from a genomic interval of Desulfurobacterium atlanticum:
- a CDS encoding GTP-binding protein, with protein sequence MAKEKFERTKPHKNVGTIGHVDHGKTTL encoded by the coding sequence ATGGCTAAAGAAAAATTTGAAAGGACCAAACCCCACAAGAACGTGGGAACTATAGGACACGTAGACCATGGTAAGACAACACTA